The Phyllopteryx taeniolatus isolate TA_2022b chromosome 17, UOR_Ptae_1.2, whole genome shotgun sequence genome window below encodes:
- the LOC133467478 gene encoding APC membrane recruitment protein 1-like, protein MASRDGDKLPSETGDLGIISGSHSRCGSPDITEEHRPDKTTSVVKTPKSGKFRTALTFFGVRKSMCLLPSFFGGRSKNQSKWSSKKGIYKSKTHDGLSQISHEDSLRGGSTSTGDFEYTNQSDCTDNLHDIECSLPNEQKSQSLTRQKRGLKSFFNGFKHHKNHRNDGSDKTEMIAMSSPHCHKEVPPVQDNPDQYVTECLESEPDVPDSPNRVCDSSPAPECNDAEVVTLEKSLEKQSPRTEVDDELCVDQIDGIHLMAVVSSEYKESGRGHSEPCLLLEMIPDPALKSETPAGSSDQLNLIYGEVASLKSFDSLTGCGDIIADQEDDSISETTVSGERSRNGGKRASCFLTYQGGGEEMASPEDLDEQYLHDFWENNASEELHCPCNQDHVNPTASMMTSHNMDFVDGNSAHQASTMSTSADVLTPQSEHQESVPNSDEGYYDSITPGPDEGQDKTDRLRQTNRLPRDSYSGDALYELFATDESLVSPHNESKLRLSSSKQSEQMDVTDSAFSEVNRLQSADQYKVQDLIEAQSTCKSFKLTRNTVALQEIDWNNCNLNSKPQTSLSKNFEADEFDGTGNALASSITINDDSDKRHSDLSLVSTLCDPKEPTPEENKTATLPFRNVNSQSPDCNSCLDEGHTVCFSQALVNYEKSAQMMSNLHNLSVDVLETNAAFTPNMEALPTIVTFDVVDMHNEGEYDEQIHMELEEDISSPFQEFEDSYLQKDAFAECDYQMLDLYEQSLISNTWAIASLPRHLGLTRLSQSVSNPLSLDRRSRSLDTESLQLKMPVAYRESRAATPSGLRAEGDPEREPLAYYKKNVLMSASEVSDGGSAMALPWQSRSEMALSLPLSDEDLTDTVQKHQTLSDSFGWRLPDSEAHLCSDAPMPGDVTSQDAQRYNRPCHLPLHSDSCLPRSTFVYSGLDASYGAGEDAFSRAAADLQSYIQFSQSRQTVSRERISHSGSPLRAGAHTDDLQPATNSPKRP, encoded by the coding sequence ATGGCTTCTCGCGACGGTGACAAGCTCCCAAGTGAAACCGGGGACTTGGGGATCATTTCGGGATCCCATTCTAGATGTGGCTCTCCTGACATTACAGAGGAGCATCGTCCAGATAAAACAACTTCTGTTGTGAAAACTCCGAAATCTGGAAAATTTAGGACTGCGCTTACATTCTTTGGAGTTCGCAAAAGCATGTGTCTCTTACCAAGCTTTTTTGGAGGGAGAAGTAAAAACCAGAGCAAGTGGTCTTCCAAGAAGGGAATCTACAAAAGCAAAACTCATGATGGGCTAAGCCAAATAAGTCATGAAGACAGCCTGAGAGGTGGATCCACCTCCACTGGAGATTTTGAGTACACCAACCAGAGTGACTGCACTGACAACCTTCATGATATTGAATGCAGTCTCCCCAATGAACAGAAATCCCAGTCTCTCACGAGACAGAAACGGGGTTTGAAAAGCttttttaatggttttaaaCATCATAAAAACCATCGAAATGATGGTTCGGATAAAACCGAAATGATTGCAATGTCCTCTCCTCACTGCCATAAAGAGGTGCCTCCTGTCCAGGACAACCCTGACCAGTATGTCACAGAGTGCCTGGAATCTGAACCCGACGTGCCTGATTCTCCAAATCGTGTGTGTGATAGTTCACCGGCACCTGAATGTAATGACGCTGAAGTGGTAACTTTAGAGAAGAGTTTGGAAAAGCAAAGTCCAAGGACTGAGGTTGATGATGAGTTATGTGTTGATCAAATCGATGGGATTCATTTGATGGCGGTGGTTTCCAGTGAATACAAGGAGAGTGGCAGAGGACATAGTGAGCCTTGTCTGTTACTTGAGATGATACCTGATCCGGCACTGAAGTCTGAAACACCTGCGGGCTCGTCTGATCAACTGAACCTGATTTACGGCGAGGTGGCCTCACTGAAGAGCTTCGATTCGCTCACTGGTTGTGGGGACATAATTGCAGATCAAGAGGATGACAGCATCTCAGAGACTACAGTTTCCGGAGAAAGGAGTAGAAATGGAGGAAAGCGGGCCTCCTGCTTTCTAACTTACCAGGGCGGTGGTGAAGAAATGGCCTCCCCCGAAGACTTGGACGAGCAGTATCTCCATGATTTCTgggaaaataatgcatctgaaGAACTTCACTGTCCTTGCAACCAAGACCACGTGAATCCGACTGCCAGCATGATGACTTCACACAATATGGACTTTGTGGACGGTAACAGCGCACATCAAGCCAGCACCATGAGCACTTCAGCTGATGTGTTGACACCTCAAAGTGAGCATCAAGAATCAGTTCCGAATAGTGATGAGGGCTACTATGATTCAATTACCCCAGGTCCAGATGAAGGACAGGACAAAACAGACCGACTGAGACAGACAAACAGATTACCCAGGGACAGTTACAGCGGTGATGCCCTCTATGAGCTGTTTGCTACTGATGAGAGTCTCGTCAGTCCACATAATGAAAGCAAACTCAGACTGTCAAGTTCGAAACAGAGTGAGCAAATGGATGTGACCGATTCTGCCTTCTCGGAGGTGAATCGATTACAAAGTGCTGACCAGTATAAAGTGCAGGACCTTATTGAGGCGCAAAGCACATGTAAGTCCTTCAAGTTGACACGAAATACAGTAGCTCTGCAAGAAATTGACTGGAACAACTGTAATTTGAATTCAAAACCACAGACGTCACTTAGCAAGAATTTTGAGGCAGATGAATTTGATGGAACGGGAAATGCACTTGCTTCCTCAATTACGATAAACGATGACAGTGATAAGAGGCACAGCGACTTGTCATTAGTGAGTACGTTATGTGATCCCAAAGAGCCAACTCCCGAGGAAAACAAGACTGCTACATTGCCGTTCCGAAATGTCAATTCCCAGTCTCCAGATTGTAACAGTTGTTTGGATGAAGGTCACACCGTGTGTTTCTCCCAAGCGCTTGTAAACTACGAGAAAAGCGCTCAGATGATGAGCAACTTGCACAACCTAAGCGTGGATGTCTTGGAGACGAACGCTGCCTTCACTCCAAATATGGAGGCCTTACCCACCATCGTCACGTTTGATGTTGTGGACATGCATAATGAGGGGGAATATGATGAGCAGATTCACATGGAACTGGAGGAGGACATCTCGTCACCCTTTCAGGAATTTGAAGACAGCTACCTCCAAAAAGATGCGTTCGCTGAATGTGACTATCAAATGTTGGACCTGTATGAGCAGAGTCTGATCAGTAACACGTGGGCCATCGCTAGTCTCCCACGGCACCTTGGCCTTACAAGACTTAGCCAGTCCGTGTCCAATCCCTTGTCCCTAGACAGGAGGAGTAGGTCTCTGGACACGGAAAGCCTTCAGTTGAAGATGCCCGTTGCATACAGAGAGAGCAGAGCCGCTACCCCTTCCGGTCTTCGAGCTGAAGGAGACCCCGAGAGGGAACCCTTGGCATATTATAAGAAGAATGTACTCATGTCTGCGTCAGAGGTTAGCGATGGCGGTAGCGCTATGGCCTTACCGTGGCAAAGTCGGTCAGAAATGGCTTTAAGCCTTCCTCTGAGCGACGAGGACCTAACTGATACAGTCCAGAAACATCAAACGCTTTCCGATTCATTCGGTTGGCGGTTACCAGACAGTGAAGCCCACCTTTGCTCTGACGCGCCAATGCCTGGTGATGTCACGTCACAGGATGCGCAGCGGTACAACAGGCCGTGCCACCTTCCCTTGCACTCAGATTCTTGTTTACCTCGTAGCACATTTGTTTATTCAGGACTAGATGCATCGTACGGTGCCGGCGAGGACGCGTTTAGCAGAGCCGCTGCAGATTTGCAGTCGTACATCCAGTTTAGTCAAAGCAGACAGACGGTGAGTAGGGAAAGAATCTCTCATTCTGGAAGTCCTCTAAGGGCAGGCGCGCATACGGATGACCTGCAACCGGCAACAAACTCCCCAAAACGACCGTGA